Proteins encoded within one genomic window of Cucumis sativus cultivar 9930 chromosome 3, Cucumber_9930_V3, whole genome shotgun sequence:
- the LOC116402574 gene encoding uncharacterized protein LOC116402574 isoform X3 yields MLIPKQESSYFLLGSAFPPMLIPKQESSYFLLGSAFPPMLIPKQESSYFLLGSAFPPMLIPKQESSYFLLGSAFPPMLIPKQESSYFLLGSAFPPMLIPKQESSYFLLGSAFPPMLIPKQESSYFLLGSAFPPTLIPKQESSYFLLGSAFPPMLIPKQESSYFLLGSAFPPMLIPKQESSYFLLGSAFPPMLIPKQESSYFLLGSAFPPMLIPKQESSYFLLGSAFPPMLIPKQESSYFLLGSAFPPMLIPKQESSYFLLGSAFPPMLIPKQESSYFLLGSAFPPMLIPKQESSYFLLGSAFPPMLIPKQESSYFLLGSAFPPMLIPKQESSYFLLGSAFPPMLIPKQESSYFLLGSAFPPMLIPKQESSYFLLGSAFPPMLIPKQESYSTLM; encoded by the exons ATGTTGAtaccaaaacaagaaag CTCCTATTTTCTACTTGGCTCCGCCTTTCCTCCAATGTTGAtaccaaaacaagaaag CTCCTATTTTCTACTTGGCTCCGCCTTTCCTCCAATGTTGAtaccaaaacaagaaag CTCCTATTTTCTACTTGGCTCCGCCTTTCCTCCAATGTTGAtaccaaaacaagaaag CTCCTATTTTCTACTTGGCTCCGCCTTTCCTCCAATGTTGAtaccaaaacaagaaag CTCCTATTTTCTACTTGGCTCCGCCTTTCCTCCAATGTTGAtaccaaaacaagaaag CTCCTATTTTCTACTTGGCTCCGCCTTTCCTCCAATGTTGAtaccaaaacaagaaag CTCCTATTTTCTACTTGGCTCCGCCTTTCCTCCAACGTTGAtaccaaaacaagaaag CTCCTATTTTCTACTTGGCTCCGCCTTTCCTCCAATGTTGAtaccaaaacaagaaag CTCCTATTTTCTACTTGGCTCCGCCTTTCCTCCAATGTTGAtaccaaaacaagaaag CTCCTATTTTCTACTTGGCTCCGCCTTTCCTCCAATGTTGAtaccaaaacaagaaag CTCCTATTTTCTACTTGGCTCCGCCTTTCCTCCAATGTTGAtaccaaaacaagaaag CTCCTATTTTCTACTTGGCTCCGCCTTTCCTCCAATGTTGAtaccaaaacaagaaag CTCCTATTTTCTACTTGGCTCCGCCTTTCCTCCAATGTTGAtaccaaaacaagaaag CTCCTATTTTCTACTTGGCTCCGCCTTTCCTCCAATGTTGAtaccaaaacaagaaag CTCCTATTTTCTACTTGGCTCCGCCTTTCCTCCAATGTTGAtaccaaaacaagaaag CTCCTATTTTCTACTTGGCTCCGCCTTTCCTCCAATGTTGAtaccaaaacaagaaag CTCCTATTTTCTACTTGGCTCCGCCTTTCCTCCAATGTTGAtaccaaaacaagaaag CTCCTATTTTCTACTTGGCTCCGCCTTTCCTCCAATGTTGAtaccaaaacaagaaag CTCCTATTTTCTACTTGGCTCCGCCTTTCCTCCAATGTTGAtaccaaaacaagaaag CTCCTATTTTCTACTTGGCTCCGCCTTTCCTCCAATGTTGAtaccaaaacaagaaag CTA